Proteins encoded by one window of Mesorhizobium sp. INR15:
- a CDS encoding extracellular solute-binding protein: protein MALLARRDFLALGGAATVAALLPGRAFAEVATGTKLHGLSAFGDLKYKPNFAHFDYVNPDAPKGGQMNFAPPNSTLNQSFLTFNTLNALVLKGEAPPRTELCFDSLMTSALDEPDAVYGLLAESVTLSQDRNGFRFVLRPEARFHDGSPLTAEDVVFALKLYKDQGHPNLSQALRYMTEAVAVDPVTLDLSFNGEQSAQNILAVVSMPIVSKAFYAINDFTASTMTPPLGSGPYKIGRVVAGQTVEYDRVADYWGRDLAVNRGFYNFDRIRIDFYLDRQAAFEAFKKGDTHFREEFTARVWATSYDFPALKDGKVVKREFPGEKSPSMQAVALNQRRPQFRDERVRRAIARCFDFEWMKRALFFGSYERAQSNFERSVYKAEGLPSPQELALLEPFRAELPPEVFGEPAMQPASDGSGHDRKLLGEASKLLAEAGWKRAGNFVVNDKGERLQVEMLAEDDGIVRIFTPWAENMKAIGIDASIRQVDSTQYEQRQSNFDFDLNLLAWSIGATPTDDGLEILYASRMANTPGQRNYPGTQSKAIDALIVAAGKAKSRTELVTALRALDRVLRARLDWIPTYYLANHRVAYWDMFGFPEQKPDFGFPAEALWWFDKGKAAKIGKA from the coding sequence ATGGCGCTGCTCGCCCGCCGTGACTTCCTCGCCTTGGGCGGCGCTGCCACGGTTGCCGCCTTGCTGCCGGGCCGGGCCTTCGCCGAGGTTGCAACCGGAACCAAACTGCATGGCCTGTCGGCTTTCGGCGACCTGAAGTACAAGCCCAACTTCGCCCATTTCGACTATGTCAATCCGGACGCGCCCAAGGGCGGCCAGATGAATTTCGCGCCGCCGAACTCCACACTCAACCAGAGCTTCCTGACTTTCAACACCCTGAACGCCCTGGTGTTGAAGGGGGAAGCTCCACCGCGCACCGAACTGTGTTTTGATTCACTGATGACCAGCGCGCTCGATGAGCCGGATGCTGTCTATGGCTTGCTCGCTGAGTCCGTCACGCTGTCGCAAGATCGCAACGGTTTCAGGTTCGTGCTTCGACCGGAAGCACGTTTCCACGACGGCTCACCGCTGACCGCGGAAGACGTCGTCTTCGCGCTAAAACTTTACAAGGACCAGGGCCATCCGAACCTTTCCCAGGCGTTAAGGTATATGACGGAAGCGGTCGCGGTTGACCCGGTCACCCTCGACCTTTCCTTCAACGGCGAGCAGTCCGCGCAGAACATCCTTGCCGTCGTTTCGATGCCGATCGTGTCCAAGGCCTTTTATGCGATCAATGATTTCACCGCCTCGACGATGACGCCTCCGCTGGGCTCCGGGCCTTACAAGATAGGGCGCGTGGTGGCGGGGCAGACCGTCGAATATGACCGCGTGGCCGACTATTGGGGCCGCGATCTTGCGGTGAACCGCGGCTTCTACAATTTCGACCGCATCCGCATCGACTTCTACCTTGACCGGCAGGCAGCGTTCGAAGCCTTCAAAAAAGGGGACACCCATTTTCGGGAGGAATTTACCGCGCGGGTCTGGGCGACCTCTTATGACTTTCCCGCGCTTAAGGACGGCAAAGTTGTCAAACGGGAATTTCCAGGCGAGAAATCGCCCTCCATGCAGGCCGTCGCCCTGAACCAGCGTCGGCCGCAATTCCGCGATGAGCGCGTGAGACGGGCGATCGCCAGATGTTTCGATTTCGAGTGGATGAAGCGGGCTCTTTTCTTCGGCTCTTACGAGCGAGCGCAATCGAACTTCGAACGGTCGGTTTACAAAGCCGAAGGCCTGCCCTCGCCCCAGGAACTGGCGCTGCTGGAGCCATTTAGAGCCGAGTTGCCACCAGAGGTGTTTGGCGAACCAGCAATGCAGCCTGCCTCCGATGGTTCCGGCCACGACCGCAAGCTTTTGGGCGAAGCATCGAAGCTGCTTGCCGAGGCCGGCTGGAAGCGAGCCGGCAATTTCGTCGTCAACGACAAAGGCGAGCGACTTCAGGTGGAAATGCTGGCCGAGGACGATGGCATCGTCCGGATTTTCACCCCGTGGGCGGAGAATATGAAGGCGATCGGGATCGATGCTTCGATCCGTCAGGTCGATTCGACCCAGTATGAACAGCGGCAGAGCAATTTCGACTTCGACCTCAACCTGCTCGCATGGTCGATCGGAGCGACGCCAACCGACGACGGCCTGGAGATACTCTATGCCTCCCGAATGGCGAATACACCAGGGCAGCGCAACTATCCCGGCACGCAAAGCAAGGCCATCGACGCGCTGATCGTCGCGGCAGGCAAGGCAAAAAGCCGTACAGAGCTCGTCACCGCGCTCAGAGCGCTCGACCGGGTCTTGCGCGCGCGGCTGGACTGGATTCCAACATACTATCTGGCGAATCACCGCGTCGCCTATTGGGACATGTTCGGCTTTCCCGAACAGAAACCCGATTTCGGCTTTCCGGCCGAGGCGCTGTGGTGGTTCGACAAGGGCAAGGCGGCAAAAATTGGCAAAGCCTGA
- a CDS encoding ABC transporter permease, producing MSIASAPLEAAPERIARPWLSPLNQRRLQNFKANRRGFWSLWIFLVLFVLSLFSELIANDKPIIASYKGEILFPVLVAYPEEKFGGFYAVTDYRDPVIQDEINANGWTIWPPVRYSYQTVNNAIPEAAPAKPSWRYDAKTRCNQYPQGAADPACIVGNWNWLGTDDQARDVLARVIYGFRISVLFGLILTAGSALIGVAAGAVQGYFGGWTDLLFQRFIEIWSAIPVLYLLLIVAAILPPGFFILLGLMMLFSWVALVGVVRAEFLRARNFEYVNAARALGVPNRTIMFRHLLPNAMVATLTFLPFLLSGSISTLTSLDYLGFGLPPGSASLGELLKQAQRNLNAPWLGISGFVVISLMLSLLVFVGEATRDAFDPRKTFR from the coding sequence ATGTCTATTGCAAGCGCCCCCCTTGAGGCAGCGCCGGAGCGCATCGCGCGGCCCTGGCTGTCGCCGCTCAACCAGCGCCGCCTGCAGAATTTCAAGGCGAACCGGCGCGGTTTCTGGTCGCTGTGGATTTTCCTCGTCCTGTTCGTGCTGTCGCTGTTTTCAGAGCTGATCGCCAACGACAAGCCGATCATCGCCTCCTACAAGGGCGAGATTCTGTTCCCGGTTCTGGTCGCCTATCCCGAGGAAAAATTCGGCGGCTTCTATGCGGTCACCGATTACCGGGACCCGGTCATCCAGGACGAGATCAACGCCAACGGCTGGACGATCTGGCCGCCGGTTCGCTACTCCTACCAGACCGTCAACAACGCCATTCCGGAAGCAGCACCGGCCAAGCCGTCCTGGCGCTATGACGCCAAGACCCGCTGCAACCAGTATCCGCAAGGGGCCGCCGACCCGGCCTGCATCGTCGGCAACTGGAACTGGCTCGGCACCGACGACCAGGCGCGCGACGTGCTGGCGCGGGTCATCTACGGGTTCAGAATCTCGGTGCTGTTCGGGTTGATCCTGACCGCGGGCTCGGCCCTGATCGGTGTAGCCGCCGGCGCCGTGCAAGGCTATTTCGGCGGCTGGACGGACCTTCTGTTCCAGCGCTTCATCGAGATCTGGTCGGCCATCCCGGTGCTCTATCTCCTGCTGATCGTCGCCGCGATCCTGCCGCCTGGCTTCTTCATCCTGCTCGGACTGATGATGCTGTTTTCCTGGGTGGCGCTGGTTGGGGTGGTGCGGGCGGAGTTCCTGCGCGCCCGCAACTTCGAATATGTCAACGCGGCGCGCGCACTCGGCGTGCCCAACCGGACAATCATGTTCAGGCATCTCCTGCCCAATGCCATGGTGGCGACACTGACCTTCCTGCCCTTCCTGCTCAGCGGTTCGATCTCGACACTGACCTCGCTCGACTATCTCGGCTTCGGCTTGCCGCCCGGTTCAGCTTCGCTGGGCGAGTTGCTCAAACAGGCGCAGCGCAATCTCAATGCACCGTGGCTCGGCATTTCCGGCTTCGTCGTCATCTCGCTGATGCTGTCGCTGCTGGTGTTCGTCGGCGAGGCCACCCGCGACGCCTTCGATCCGCGCAAGACGTTCAGATGA
- a CDS encoding microcin C ABC transporter permease YejB, which translates to MGAYILRRILLMIPTLLGIMAVSFAVIQFAPGGPVEQVIARLTNQGGNDRLGGGGGDAGAGANFDAAGDVSSKYRGAQGLDPEFIKKLEKQFGFDKPPLERFGMMLWNYSRFDFGDSYFRDISVLNLILEKMPVSISIGLWITLLSYLISIPLGIRKAVKDGTPFDVWTSGVVIVGYAIPGFLFGIMLMVLFAGGSFWDWFPLRGLTSDNWDQLSWSGKIVDYFWHLTLPLTALVLSAFATTTLLTKNSFLEEIRKQYVVTARAKGLSERQVLYGHVFRNAMLIVIAGFPGAFISAFFTGSLLIENIFSLDGLGLLGFRSVVERDYPVVFANLYIFSLLGLFVGLLSDMLYTWVDPRIDFERRDV; encoded by the coding sequence ATGGGCGCCTATATTCTGCGCCGCATCCTTTTGATGATCCCGACGCTGTTGGGCATCATGGCGGTGTCCTTCGCCGTCATCCAGTTCGCGCCCGGCGGCCCGGTCGAGCAGGTTATCGCCAGGCTGACCAACCAGGGCGGCAACGACCGCCTCGGCGGTGGTGGCGGTGATGCGGGCGCCGGCGCCAATTTCGATGCCGCCGGCGATGTCAGCTCGAAATATCGCGGTGCTCAGGGGCTCGACCCCGAATTCATCAAAAAGCTGGAGAAGCAGTTCGGCTTCGACAAGCCGCCGCTCGAGCGCTTCGGCATGATGCTGTGGAACTATTCCCGCTTCGATTTCGGCGACAGCTATTTCCGCGACATTTCGGTGCTCAACCTGATCCTCGAGAAAATGCCGGTATCGATCTCGATCGGGCTTTGGATCACACTGCTCTCCTATCTGATCTCGATCCCGCTCGGCATCCGCAAGGCGGTCAAGGATGGCACCCCCTTCGACGTCTGGACGAGCGGCGTCGTCATCGTCGGCTATGCCATTCCGGGCTTTTTGTTCGGCATCATGCTGATGGTGCTGTTTGCCGGCGGATCGTTCTGGGACTGGTTTCCGCTGCGCGGCCTCACCTCGGACAATTGGGACCAGCTGTCCTGGTCGGGCAAGATCGTCGACTATTTCTGGCATCTCACGCTGCCGCTGACGGCGCTGGTGCTGTCGGCCTTCGCCACCACGACGCTTCTGACCAAGAACTCGTTCCTGGAAGAGATCCGCAAGCAATATGTGGTGACCGCGCGCGCCAAGGGCCTGTCGGAACGGCAGGTGCTTTACGGCCACGTCTTCCGCAACGCCATGCTGATCGTCATTGCCGGTTTCCCGGGCGCCTTCATCTCGGCCTTCTTCACCGGCTCGCTGCTGATCGAGAATATTTTTTCGCTGGATGGCCTTGGCCTGCTGGGCTTCAGGTCCGTGGTCGAGCGCGACTATCCGGTGGTGTTCGCCAACCTTTACATCTTCTCGCTTCTCGGCCTGTTCGTCGGCCTTTTGTCCGACATGCTCTACACCTGGGTCGATCCGCGCATCGACTTCGAGCGGAGAGATGTCTGA
- a CDS encoding extracellular solute-binding protein: MTAGRTLLRSLLAAALLAAGLQAVQADEWRTTSSLIGESKYGDNFQHYDYVNPDAPKGGGYNSVVLGTFDSFNPYIVQGSPAAGLVGFGGGLLYDTLMEQASDEGSTSHPLIADAFKYPADYSSATYRLDPRAKWHDGQPITVDDVIWSFQTLKSSSPQYSRYFENVTDAVVISDREVEFHFNQKGNRELPKIIGDLAVLPKHWWEGTDANGKKRDITKPTLEVPLGSAAYKIASFKPGSEIVWQRVPDYWAAKLPVKIGRENFDTQRFTYILDDNAAWQAFTKGGLDDIKPENSSKRWKTFYDFPAVKAGDVIKKEFKTASPVPMQAFMLNQRRPSFQDREVRAALTYPFDFETMNRTLFFGFNTRTQSYFQGTELASNGLPQGAELEILEKFRDKLPPELFTQEFKLPVYDSPQAERKYLKQAVDLFAKAGWVIKGGKMVNAKTGEPFKFEILGWNDTDQVIASPYIANLRKIGVDATLRIIDQTQYVNRVNNFDYDVIIGQLGQSESPGNEQRDFWSSKAADTPGSRNYSGIKNPVVDALVDRIIFATDRADLVATTHALDRVLLWNYYVVPQYHRAVVWLAYWNKFGIPEKQPSYRGADTDSWWIDLDKEKALAAKYKGSN; this comes from the coding sequence ATGACGGCTGGCCGTACACTTCTGAGATCGTTGCTGGCGGCGGCCCTGCTGGCGGCGGGGTTGCAGGCGGTACAGGCGGACGAATGGCGCACCACTTCCTCGCTGATCGGTGAGTCCAAATACGGCGACAATTTCCAGCACTACGACTACGTCAACCCGGACGCCCCCAAGGGCGGAGGCTACAATTCTGTTGTCCTTGGGACGTTCGACAGTTTCAATCCCTACATCGTGCAGGGATCGCCGGCCGCTGGGCTCGTCGGATTCGGGGGCGGCCTGCTCTACGACACGCTGATGGAGCAGGCGAGCGACGAAGGCAGCACCAGCCACCCGCTGATCGCCGATGCCTTCAAATACCCGGCAGATTATTCTTCGGCGACCTACCGGCTCGATCCGCGTGCCAAATGGCACGACGGCCAACCGATCACCGTCGACGACGTGATCTGGTCGTTCCAGACGCTGAAGTCCAGCAGCCCGCAATACAGCCGCTATTTCGAAAACGTCACCGATGCGGTGGTCATTTCCGATCGCGAGGTCGAGTTTCATTTCAACCAGAAGGGCAACCGCGAGCTGCCAAAGATCATTGGCGACCTCGCGGTACTGCCCAAGCATTGGTGGGAAGGCACCGATGCCAATGGCAAGAAGCGCGACATCACAAAACCCACACTCGAAGTGCCACTGGGTTCGGCCGCCTACAAGATCGCCAGCTTCAAGCCTGGGTCGGAAATCGTCTGGCAGCGCGTGCCTGACTATTGGGCGGCCAAATTGCCGGTGAAGATCGGGCGCGAGAATTTCGACACCCAGCGTTTCACCTACATCCTGGATGACAACGCGGCCTGGCAAGCTTTTACAAAGGGTGGACTGGACGATATCAAGCCGGAGAACAGCTCGAAACGCTGGAAGACATTCTATGATTTCCCGGCAGTCAAAGCCGGTGACGTCATTAAAAAGGAATTCAAGACGGCGTCGCCGGTGCCTATGCAAGCGTTCATGCTGAACCAGCGGCGCCCGTCGTTCCAGGATCGGGAAGTGCGCGCCGCCCTGACTTATCCGTTCGATTTCGAAACGATGAACCGTACGTTGTTCTTCGGTTTCAACACCCGCACCCAAAGCTATTTCCAGGGCACCGAACTGGCATCGAACGGGCTGCCGCAAGGCGCCGAGTTGGAGATTCTGGAGAAATTCCGCGACAAGCTACCGCCTGAACTGTTCACGCAGGAGTTCAAGCTGCCGGTCTACGATTCACCCCAGGCCGAACGCAAGTATCTGAAGCAGGCGGTCGACCTTTTTGCCAAGGCCGGCTGGGTGATCAAGGGCGGCAAGATGGTCAACGCCAAGACCGGCGAGCCATTCAAATTCGAAATTCTCGGTTGGAACGACACCGACCAGGTTATCGCCAGTCCCTACATCGCCAATCTGCGCAAGATCGGTGTCGATGCCACGCTGCGCATCATCGACCAGACGCAGTATGTCAACCGGGTTAACAATTTCGACTATGACGTGATCATCGGGCAACTCGGCCAATCGGAATCGCCGGGCAATGAACAGCGTGACTTCTGGAGCTCGAAAGCCGCTGACACTCCCGGATCAAGAAACTATTCCGGCATCAAGAATCCTGTCGTGGACGCGCTAGTCGACCGCATCATCTTCGCCACGGACCGCGCCGACCTTGTTGCCACCACCCACGCACTCGACCGGGTGCTGCTGTGGAACTACTACGTCGTGCCGCAATACCATCGTGCCGTGGTGTGGCTCGCCTATTGGAACAAGTTCGGTATTCCGGAAAAGCAGCCTAGCTACCGTGGCGCCGATACCGATTCCTGGTGGATTGACCTCGACAAGGAAAAGGCCCTGGCGGCCAAGTACAAGGGCAGTAATTGA